The following proteins come from a genomic window of Miscanthus floridulus cultivar M001 chromosome 2, ASM1932011v1, whole genome shotgun sequence:
- the LOC136536570 gene encoding uncharacterized protein, with amino-acid sequence MESAKQIWNTLKVSFERDKSVRKGNIELLHGELERFVFLQNKTTQSMFDRLMTLDNHIRALGSTEWDDNKVTRKMLRTYRAKNNMLASVIMKMLGYDEMTPQEVLSKLKYHKCLDEDAMIAHNQNPNTMGYNKNAALKATQAHEDKPSSQEKKKKVKDDSSSEEEESDKKVALIITNFRKFIKKKSNRKTYGDGKRRNKKRFCYGCGQTGHFIANCPNEKKHKHDKDEDKKNKDPELVEFMPVDEQEYDEVIKEYEEEILIQEGALEPFGADLIDPSPAQGDKI; translated from the exons atggaaagtgcaaagcaaatttggaatactttgaaagtgtcatttgaaagagataagagtgtgagaaaaggcaacattgagttgcttcatggtgaattggaaagatttgtgttcttACAAAATAAAactacacaatccatgtttgataggcttatgACATTGGACAACCatataagagctcttggaagcaccgaatgggatgacaacaaggttactagaaagatgttgagaacctatagagccaagaacaatatgctagcgtccgtgatcatgAAAATGctcggttatgatgagatgacacctcaagaagttctttcaaagctcaagtaTCAtaagtgtctagatgaagatgcaatgattgctcacaatcaaaatcctaatacaatgggatacaacaagaatGCAGCCCTAAAGGCAACTCAAGCTCATGAAGATAAACCCTctagtcaagagaagaagaagaaagtgaaggatgattcctcaagtgaagaagaagagtctGATAAAAAAGTTGCACTCATCATTACAAACTTTAGAAAGTTTataaagaagaagagcaaccgAAAGACTTATGGTGATGGgaagagaaggaacaagaagaggtTTTGCTATGGTTGTGGCCAAACCGGACACTTCATAGccaattgtcctaatgagaagaagcacaagcatgacaaggatgaagacaagaagaacaaag atcCCGAGCTGGTAGAATTCATGCCCGTCGATGAacaggagtacgacgaggtgattaaggagtacgaggaggagatcctcatacaGGAGGGAGCCTTGGAGccgtttggtgctgaccttattgacccatcgcctgcccaag gtgataaaatatga